Proteins encoded together in one Alteribacter keqinensis window:
- the metH gene encoding methionine synthase, translated as MTKTTFEQALEKRILVLDGAMGTMLQNASLTADDFGGELYEGCNEYLNITAPDVIRTIYRTYLEAGADIIETNTFGATDLVLADYDLGHLAYEVNKQAAILAKEEARDFSTPEEERFVAGAMGPTTKSLSVTGGTTFEELIGSYKEQVEGLLDGGVDLLLLETSQDMRNVKAAFLAIEKVFSERETSIPLMVSGTIEPMGTTLAGQNIEAFYISLEHMNPTVVGLNCATGPEFMQDHLRSLSDLATSYVHCYPNAGLPDEEGHYHESPQSLAKKLEGFAEKGWLNIAGGCCGTTPEHITAIKEAVSSYKPRKRTQSHPHVVSGIEPLIYDDSMRPLMVGERTNVIGSKKFKSLIAGGKYEEASEVARAQVKRGAHVIDVCLADPDRDELEDMEKFLEHVINKVKVPLMIDSTDEKVIEKALTYSQGKAIINSINLEDGEERFEAVAPLVKRFGAAVVVGTIDEEGMGVSAERKLEIARRSYDLLVHKYSIPPQDLIFDPLVFPVGTGDEQYIGSAAATVEGIKLIKEEFPECLTILGVSNVSFGLPPLGREVLNAAYVYHCTKAGLDYAIVNTEKLERYASISKEEKQLADELLFNTNDETLATFTAFYRKKKVEKKVEVSTLTLEERLASYIVEGTKEGLFKDLDEALAKYDTPLDIINGPLMKGMDEVGRLFNDNELIVAEVLQSAEAMKAAVAHLEPFMEKKKDDRGKGKILLATVKGDVHDIGKNLVEIILKNNGFQIVNLGIKVTANELIEAVEREDPDAIGLSGLLVKSTQQMVLTANDLRERGISIPILVGGAALTRRFTENKISKEYEGLVLYAKDAMNGLDLANKLAKPDEREHLLISHREKQALIAEAENESDKTQQTATATLVRPVSEVSKTTPLYKPEDYKKHILRDYSLSHLYPYINMQTLIGHHLGVKGKIERNLERRDKKTEQLLERVHELLAKANDDGSLNVNGMYQFFPAQSDGDDVIVYDPEDHTRVLERFSFPRQKKKPYLCLADFLRSVESGEMDHVGFLTVTAGRGVRKLAEEAKEAGDYLESHLIQATALELAEGFAERVHQLMRDKWGFPDSVDFTMKDRFAAKYQGVRVSFGYPACPNLDDQGKLFKLLNPEQIGVQLTDEFMMEPEASVSAMVFAHPEGRYFAV; from the coding sequence ATGACAAAGACCACATTCGAACAGGCACTGGAAAAACGCATTCTCGTCCTCGATGGTGCTATGGGAACCATGCTTCAGAATGCCTCACTTACGGCAGATGACTTTGGCGGCGAACTGTACGAAGGGTGTAATGAATACCTGAACATTACTGCACCTGACGTCATTCGAACCATTTACCGCACCTACCTTGAAGCAGGTGCGGATATTATAGAAACGAACACATTTGGAGCCACTGATCTTGTTCTGGCGGATTATGACCTGGGCCACCTTGCCTATGAAGTCAATAAACAGGCAGCGATTCTGGCAAAGGAAGAAGCGCGGGATTTTTCCACTCCCGAAGAAGAACGGTTTGTTGCAGGGGCTATGGGTCCGACAACCAAATCTCTTTCCGTTACCGGGGGAACTACGTTTGAAGAACTCATTGGTTCATACAAAGAGCAAGTAGAAGGTCTCCTCGATGGCGGCGTTGATCTCCTGCTCCTGGAAACGAGCCAGGATATGAGAAATGTAAAGGCAGCATTTCTTGCAATTGAAAAGGTATTTTCAGAGAGAGAGACGAGTATCCCCCTGATGGTTTCCGGAACGATCGAACCGATGGGAACGACTCTTGCCGGGCAGAATATCGAAGCTTTCTACATTTCCCTTGAACATATGAACCCTACGGTTGTGGGATTAAACTGCGCCACCGGGCCTGAATTTATGCAGGATCACCTTCGTTCATTATCAGATCTGGCCACATCCTACGTGCACTGTTACCCGAACGCAGGGCTTCCGGATGAAGAGGGCCATTATCATGAATCACCTCAGTCTCTGGCTAAAAAGCTGGAAGGGTTTGCGGAAAAAGGGTGGCTGAACATTGCCGGGGGTTGCTGCGGAACAACCCCAGAACATATCACCGCGATCAAGGAAGCTGTTTCATCCTACAAACCGCGTAAACGGACGCAATCCCATCCCCATGTGGTTTCGGGTATCGAACCTCTCATCTACGACGATTCCATGCGTCCTCTTATGGTAGGGGAACGGACGAATGTGATCGGCTCAAAGAAATTCAAATCACTTATTGCCGGGGGAAAGTACGAAGAAGCTTCTGAAGTCGCCCGGGCTCAAGTAAAAAGGGGCGCACATGTGATTGATGTCTGCCTGGCAGACCCTGACCGGGATGAGCTTGAAGATATGGAGAAGTTCCTGGAGCACGTGATCAACAAAGTGAAAGTTCCGCTAATGATTGACTCTACCGACGAAAAAGTCATTGAAAAAGCGCTCACCTACTCCCAGGGTAAAGCGATTATCAATTCAATCAACCTGGAAGACGGAGAAGAACGTTTTGAAGCGGTGGCTCCATTAGTGAAACGTTTTGGCGCTGCAGTCGTTGTAGGGACGATTGACGAAGAGGGGATGGGAGTCTCAGCTGAAAGAAAGCTGGAAATTGCGAGACGATCCTACGACCTCCTCGTCCATAAATACAGTATTCCACCTCAGGACCTTATTTTTGACCCCCTTGTTTTCCCTGTCGGCACGGGGGATGAGCAGTATATCGGCTCTGCGGCAGCGACGGTCGAAGGGATCAAGCTGATCAAGGAAGAATTTCCTGAGTGTTTAACCATCCTCGGTGTGAGTAATGTGTCGTTCGGCCTTCCGCCTTTAGGCCGGGAAGTATTAAATGCGGCTTATGTATATCACTGTACAAAAGCGGGGCTTGATTATGCGATTGTAAATACAGAAAAACTCGAACGCTATGCTTCAATTTCCAAAGAGGAAAAACAGCTTGCAGACGAACTGTTATTTAATACAAATGACGAAACGCTGGCGACATTTACGGCATTCTACCGGAAAAAAAAGGTGGAAAAGAAAGTTGAAGTTTCAACATTAACACTGGAAGAGCGGCTTGCAAGCTATATTGTGGAAGGAACGAAGGAAGGGTTGTTTAAAGACCTGGACGAGGCACTGGCCAAATATGACACACCTCTTGATATTATAAATGGTCCATTGATGAAAGGCATGGATGAAGTCGGACGTCTCTTTAACGATAATGAACTCATTGTTGCTGAAGTTCTCCAGTCAGCCGAAGCCATGAAAGCTGCCGTTGCCCACCTGGAGCCGTTTATGGAAAAAAAGAAAGATGACCGCGGGAAAGGGAAGATCCTCCTTGCTACAGTTAAGGGGGACGTTCATGACATCGGAAAGAACCTTGTTGAGATTATCCTTAAAAACAATGGTTTCCAGATCGTCAACCTCGGCATTAAGGTAACAGCAAACGAATTGATTGAGGCTGTTGAACGGGAGGATCCTGATGCGATCGGGCTGTCAGGGCTTCTTGTAAAATCAACACAGCAGATGGTCCTCACAGCCAATGATCTTAGGGAAAGAGGAATTTCCATTCCTATTCTCGTAGGAGGTGCTGCTCTTACACGCCGTTTTACAGAGAACAAGATTTCCAAAGAGTACGAGGGACTCGTATTGTATGCGAAAGACGCAATGAACGGTCTGGATCTTGCGAATAAGCTTGCCAAGCCTGACGAGCGGGAGCATTTACTTATCTCTCACAGGGAGAAACAAGCCCTAATTGCAGAAGCTGAAAATGAGAGTGACAAGACGCAGCAGACAGCAACAGCCACCCTTGTGCGTCCCGTATCCGAAGTATCTAAAACTACTCCTTTATACAAACCTGAAGACTATAAAAAGCATATTTTAAGAGATTACAGCTTGTCTCATCTGTATCCTTATATAAACATGCAGACATTAATCGGACACCATCTAGGTGTAAAAGGAAAAATTGAACGGAACCTTGAAAGGCGCGATAAAAAAACAGAACAGCTTCTGGAGAGAGTTCACGAATTGCTTGCGAAAGCAAACGATGACGGAAGTCTGAACGTTAATGGCATGTATCAGTTCTTCCCGGCTCAGTCCGATGGCGACGACGTCATTGTCTACGATCCTGAGGATCACACCCGTGTTCTTGAACGGTTTTCGTTTCCCCGTCAAAAGAAGAAGCCTTACCTTTGTCTGGCCGACTTCCTGCGTTCCGTTGAAAGCGGTGAAATGGATCATGTAGGGTTTTTAACCGTCACTGCCGGCCGAGGTGTAAGAAAGCTAGCAGAAGAAGCGAAGGAGGCGGGAGATTATTTGGAAAGCCACTTGATTCAGGCGACAGCTTTGGAGCTTGCAGAGGGCTTTGCGGAAAGGGTTCACCAGCTTATGCGGGATAAATGGGGATTCCCAGACAGTGTGGACTTTACGATGAAGGACCGCTTTGCCGCTAAGTACCAGGGAGTGAGAGTATCGTTCGGTTATCCTGCCTGTCCGAATCTCGATGACCAGGGGAAACTGTTTAAATTGTTAAACCCTGAGCAAATTGGAGTGCAGTTAACAGATGAGTTTATGATGGAGCCGGAAGCATCTGTGTCAGCCATGGTTTTTGCTCATCCGGAAGGTAGATATTTCGCTGTGTAA
- a CDS encoding DUF429 domain-containing protein — translation MKVVGVDLAGPSNHKDTVMAVFQHRGGKLELRNLESGVSDLSFLNAVEELSESDHVVIGIDAPLSYADGGGDRAGDKELRKYIVSLGMRSGSIMSPTYSRMAYLTLRGIRLTRELERLPHADRISIVEVHPGAAIGSRIDAGKFFHVLEYKKGRSSREFMLGWFKEQQLKGIPEGCKEESHLIDACAAALSAWHWADPELKSRWLYPADPPLNPYDYCC, via the coding sequence ATGAAGGTTGTCGGAGTTGATCTGGCGGGGCCAAGTAATCATAAAGACACTGTGATGGCGGTTTTTCAGCACAGAGGCGGCAAATTGGAACTGAGGAATCTTGAAAGTGGTGTGAGTGACTTATCCTTCTTAAACGCAGTAGAAGAATTGTCCGAGTCTGATCACGTTGTCATCGGTATTGATGCGCCGTTATCCTATGCTGATGGGGGAGGAGACCGGGCTGGGGATAAGGAATTGCGAAAGTACATTGTATCTCTTGGAATGCGATCAGGATCTATTATGTCACCTACCTATTCAAGAATGGCGTATTTAACATTGCGGGGGATCAGGCTCACAAGGGAGCTCGAGCGCCTGCCTCATGCTGACCGTATTTCAATTGTGGAAGTACATCCTGGAGCAGCCATTGGATCCAGGATAGACGCCGGTAAGTTTTTTCATGTATTGGAGTATAAAAAAGGGCGATCTTCAAGGGAATTTATGCTCGGGTGGTTTAAAGAACAGCAATTGAAGGGGATACCGGAGGGTTGTAAAGAAGAAAGTCACCTGATTGACGCATGTGCAGCAGCTTTAAGTGCCTGGCACTGGGCAGATCCAGAGTTAAAGTCGAGATGGCTTTATCCTGCTGATCCTCCCCTGAATCCTTATGATTATTGTTGCTGA